The Molothrus ater isolate BHLD 08-10-18 breed brown headed cowbird chromosome 2, BPBGC_Mater_1.1, whole genome shotgun sequence DNA segment GTGGCCTGAGAGAGGAATACACACAGTCCCTTGTGCCACTGGacacagcagcacttccagTCAGTTCTTTCCAAGGACACATATGCTGGCAATGGTTACAAGGACAGTATTTGAAGACTGAGGTGGGATTTCTTACTAAGGGGATACATGATGAGAGACTAGGATAATTACCATGGAGTATGGAATGAGAGTCCCAAGCAGCTGCTGAGTCTCCATGCAGCTGGATTAATTTTAAGTATATGCCCTGCTTTATCCTCAATCACAATTTCAATTACTCTGTCCTTGCACATGGGAAACCAACGTCAGTATCTGAAAACAAACCCATCCACACTGGTCTTACTGGTGAATTGTCCAGGCCCTTCCAGCCACCAAGAATGCACCAAGCCAATTAACCAAAAGAGGTGTTTGAACAAGATCATCCTTCCCCACCAGGAAGTGAGATCTCCTTCAAACGTCTCCTTCAGGTCcctccaggaaggaaaaaaggcattttaaaggcattttaCTACTGCCAGGTCCAGGTGATACAGTCCCACTGGATGAGGATGCAGTTTGTAGGCTCCTCTGTCCTCTCTGAGCTCACTGTCTCTGCAGGGCCTGCCTGAAGACAAGCTCCTTGAGCTGGTCCAGCTTACTGTCCCTCAAGGCATCCCGAACGGCACTGAAGAAGCCAAAGTAGTGCTGGAAGTTGTGCATCATGAGCAGGACACCGGCCAGCAGCTCGTTGGTCACCAGGAGGTGATGGACGTAGGCACGGGTGTGCCTCTGACAGCAGTAACAGCTGCATCCTTCCAGCAAAGGACCAAAATCATCGTGGTACCTAAGGAAGAAGCAATGGTGGGTAACATCAGAGCTAAGAAGAGCCATCCAAGCAATAAAGAGTTTCCCTGTATCCACCTGGCCTTTTGAAGGTGGCCTGAGGTCCTTAATCCAGATTTGCTGACAACTCAGACCAGCACCACTGGCACAAAGGACATCAGATATCAgaggtggtttgggttggaagggaccttaaagatcatgtaACTCCCACACCTTTCCATGGTGGGGGCCATGGCTGCTGAAAGCCCAGGCCTCCTCATGCCAGAACTCAGAATAACTCTGACTACATCACAGCTAACAGCAGAGAGGCCCCATCTGTGCCTTCCctagcagaaaagctgcagtgcaAGACAGCTATTACACACTTTATGAAGGGGAAAGCCACCAAAACCACAGATTTACTAATCTCACTATTCACAGAACAGTATTCCACTCCACTCTAAGATGCACCATTTCACAGGGAGAGCAAAGCAACACCACTGTCTACTCAGATAGCCTGGAAGTAGCTGTgacaaagagaaggaaggacAAGTGGTAACAATGGCCCAAGTTTTTGTGAAGTATCCAGAAATGGCAgaactgctctgcagctgcccaaACTGAGTCAGAGAGTAGAGGGTCTCCATAGTTCAAATAAAATCTGGTATCTCAAGACAACCCAAGTTAGATGTGGAAGAACAAAGTGATTCCCAGATCACCTTTGTGAACCTATGATCTTTCAGCTGAAACATAATTATGACCACATTTGCTGAATAAATGATCAGAAAACCCCTGGCTCTAGGTCAGCAAAAGACAGAGCTTTCAGAGCTAGGCTGTTGCCTGATAACAAGCCAGAATGTTTGTCCAACACTATCTGCTCAGTGTCCAGAATTACTCTCTTCAACAGCATCATGTTTTATGAAGTCTCTCATCCAGCTGCTGACCAGTTgcaaaaaaatacagaggaCAGAAGAATCATATTTAGTCACACAGCTGCAGGTATCCTCCTCACAAACTCACATACTTTTTATCCTTCAGAGATATCTCAAATGGTGTCATTTCTGGGTCGGCTTTGGATACTTCCTCCTGGTCTTCTTGAGCACCATTCTTCTCCAGGTCCTGGATCCCATTTTGTGTTAAAActgattaaatttaaaaaacaacagcCTTAGATCAGAAATCAAGAGCAGAGCAAGGGTAGCAACCTTACAGAAGAtacttctgctgctttcttgccAGCTGAAAACTCCTGCCACAAGTTTCCACCTCTTTTTTCTAGAAAGCAGGTATTTTACTTTAATTGCTGTATGTTAGTTAACACAAATACACTTTTAGATGATCAAAACAGCAAGAGACAAGTGAAAACTAATCAACTAGAACAAATCAAAAGTTAGAGCTGAAACAACAGTATAACTTTTTGCTGCTCTACTGAGCTGAATTCTTTATTCTGAATTCTTTATAAAATGTCAAAAGTATTTTGTCTGAACTGCATGCTGAACAGAATGCTATCAAAAGAGGCTGGTAGAACTAATTCAGAAGAGGTGGGTCAACATGTGCCTTTTCAGCACCATTTTCacctttatttttcagcatctatctgaaaaataaagcattatCCCATGATTTTATAGGTTTGCATTTTTGAGTTTGTTCTAAAGGAGAAGGAGATGTATCTTGAAATACCAATATTACTGATGCATAATCCATGCCTACAGTGTTTAAAACAGACACAGGACAAAACCACTGCCATTACCCAGAGCCTCATAATTTAAGAATGAAGTAAGACAAGATAAAGAacaacaaacaaagaaaagggttaaaaaaaaagcagccagcATGAAGAAATAAGGTGTTCTGTTCTATTCAGCTGGCTCTGAATTATCCAGGCATGAAAAGCCACTAGGTTCTAcccaagagaaaaaatgtgaaatgtttccccatattaaaaacatttaatagTCCAAAACAAAACGGCTGCTTGAAACACATTTGATAGGGGCTTTAATGGGTGATACACATTCCCATCTCACAGTATAATGAACAGagcattttggttttgataTAAACCTATGAATGCaaagacagagaggaaaactgCCCAAATAAATGGGAAACTTCAGACAGCTAGAAAAAGAACTTCAAAAATATATTACTACAACAGACACATAATAATTTAATCCTAGAGATCGCTTAATAGGTCCAGCCTTCACTGCTAACAGTAACAGAAAATTTGCCAACGGTGTCAAACTAAAACCCCTCTATTCAGGAGGtgtttaagaaatatttaatcatCATATTTTGGCTAATGAGACATTCAGAATCTTCAAGTTTTACTCAACAGATATCACAACAAAGCAGCCTGCCTTCAAAAGCAATGTGGTGGTGGAATCCCAGGTTTTCAAGTGGTCACTGCACTTATTTCAAGAACAAAGCCCTCAAATACAGATTGCTCCCAAGTATGAATTATGCTTACCACAATACAAAATGCAAAAACTATAACAACCATCAAGAAGCCTACCTGTTGCTTCAGGATCTGGATGGCAGTCGTAACTGAAAACCAAGGCACAGCCTCGCTCTGTCACTTGGAAGGGAAAGAAGCTCTCAAAAATGTCCACTCCCCTTTCAATGCACTCAAGCACCTCATCTGGTTTGCCTACACCATGAATGATTCTGTAGAAGACAcgcaggaagaaaaatctacAATATTCTGAGTAGAAGCAAGCAGGTACCTGAAGGAAAAGACCTCCACGTCATGTGCAGCACATGTAGCTTATCTCTGCAACTGCTAACAGTCATCACTCAGAATTCCATGTGCTTCTGCTTCCCCACCTCTCACATACCCAGTACATAACAGGCTTTTCATTATTTGCCCTTTGGAAGACAGGCAAAAATCCCTCATTTACTGTGGAAAAATCCCATTCTGTTCATTGTGTTTGAAGTGATTtgtatgtgatttttttcacataCACATAAATACCATTAGATTCATAACATCTGTGCCATAGAACAGATATTTTCCTTAATCATGTTTGTGACCCAATGAGCTACCAATTCCCAGACACATGGACCCTTTTGCTTGTTAGCTGCTTAAAAAGAGTCTCAACAGAGACACAGCAGTAGATGGCTGGTCAAAGATACATGTCCTTCAAGTGACAGACACATCCTATAGCACTTGGAAAACTGCCTGGGAGAGAACatactaatgaaaaacattgttagaaagagaaaacatcCTTGCTTTAGTCTTCCCTTCTCTTTACACTCTAACTGCTCAAATGATTTACCCAAGAACGTGGGCTGTAACATCTCCTGAGACATGGCATTAAGAGCCAGGCTCTTCCTGGATTGCCATCAGTGGTAATAGAGATCCTGCTGGCAGCCAAATTTAGTTGGGCAGCTTCACCGAGGGTGGGTGAAGTGTAAGAGAGTAGAGCAGtgtctgctctcctgcaggtgCATAGGCTGAAAGCAGTAGAAGTTAATGTAGGGCAATGAGCTAAACAGATAATTAGGAAAATACACAGGGGCTGATAAATGAAGTCACAAGGTGCCATTTTTAGTCACTTTTCTAAGTACTCCAATTAAATTGATGAGCACAGAATAAGGAGAGGAGAAGTTTACAGCATGAGTGTTTTATGTTTCAGGTTCCCATGAcagggagaaaatgaaatgcaaaagtCAAAACAGTAGCTCTGCATATATGATCAAAGCCTTGCTGAAACTCATCTCTGCACAAACATTTGTTCTTGCAAGGGTTCCTATGCtattggaaaggaaaacaaattttatcaAGTGACTTCAGCCCCTTTAGGTAcatgaaaggattttttatcAAGAGTACACTCATAAGATCATTTTACAATCACACAAAAAGCAGCCACTTCTTGAGTGAAGCACAAAAACTGCTTGTCTTCAAGAGAATTTCATGCTGGGGTAGAACAGAGATGAAGAACAACCTCTCCAGCCAGAATGGCAAGGGTGATTCAGGAGCAATGACTGCCTGAAATTCACGTGAGGTGCTTCCAAGACCCCCTGGGGCTAACCAGCTCTCTTGCTATCAAGAGGTCACAAACACTTGTCTTAACAAGACAAGCAAACTATCTGATAGATGAAGCAGATGCACGGGGAGACACTGAGGTTAGCTGAGCAGATTGGACTCTAATGCTCCCAGGGGATCTTTTAAGTAGCTCAACCAGACAGAATAGCAACAACACAGCAATTGTCAGGAAAATTCAAACCCCAGGCACCCCTTGAGCAAGAACAAGCTACAGCACCAGACACAGTGCTCttgcatttaatttccttttaaacacCATTAGGTCAGAGCAAtgctctgcaagcagagggaagcaggaaCACAATGGGGCCTCAGTCATTCTCTTCAGGAAATGATGAAAAAAGCAACCATATTATTTCTGTATCAGTTGCTCTGGTAAGAACAATCCAGCAAGCTCAAACCAATAAAGAAGCTCCTACACTTCTGAACCACTAGCAAATATTAGCACACATTTTCAAGAAGTCTTTAGTTACTCTAAGTCAGTTATAAGGATTAAGAAAGCTGCCGCTCCTGTCCAGTCCTTGGCATGGGTCTGATGGGCACAGCTAACAACTCAGATATGCAATAAACCCCACACTGTCCAAGAAGAGAATACCACTGTTCTGGGCCAGCCTGTACCACCCTGGGTAGTACACAGGCTCAGTGCCTCAGGTACTAGGACAGAGCTGGCTACCAAGATCGTGCAGCAAGCACTGGCTGGTTCTGCCAGCTCCCCTCTCTGCCATCTGCGAGTTCAGGCCAGAGAGAACTGGAAAAATGACACTTTTACTGAGAAGAAGTCCCTGCAAAATACCTTGATAATAATGTTTTTGTTTGAGATGAACTTCAAGTAAACCATTGCCTCCAAATGCAAGTAACCCTGATATATCCTACCTGTAACTCTTCCTAAAAACGTTTCCTCAAACCCACAGTATGAGCAAAGCCTGGTGCCAGTTGCAGCTAAAACCTGAAACAAGTGTTGAAGACTGCAGCTTgacaatttattatttatgcaGGTAAAATTTATGCAGCCTGGCAGACATAGAGCTGTGCAATACAGTGATTATTTCCCACAGAGAAACTGCACAGCAGCCTGTAGATGCTCCTCATAATAGAACAGATGGATTTCTTGGGATGTTGCCCACACAACTTACCTTGGTTTAtcctctggcagctctgctgtgacagaAGCTATCAGTTTCAACTTGGTCTCCTTGGCCATGGCACTTCCCTGGAAGCCATCTAGCAGAAAGCCACCCACAGGCCGCTTGGCAGTCTCCCTGGCTGATCTGAGCCTCTCTTCCAAGATATCTCCACCTTCAATTGCCCCAAACATTACACTTCCTTGTAGTTCCTGTCCCAGGAGAAAGCTACAAGTGTTAGAGCATGCTCTGCCAAAGACATGAAAGGCATCTCACAGCCCAGACTTCAGATGCCTGCTACTTAAGCCCCACATTCCCAGGAACTTGCCAGCGCCATGCGGTTTCATCTCACGCAAGACTATTTCCCACACAAAACCGTGAAGTCCATGTGGCAGAAATGAGACTAGTAGAGACAAGGTTCTGCTCCTTGCCTTGACACTAACTCACTGAGAATTCTGATGCCACTCTTCCCACCTCCCTACGGAAGGCAATAACCACGCATGGCTTTTTATGGATAGGGGTCTCAGCAATGGATGTATAAGTGCAAAATACAAAGCAGGTGCCATTATGCTGGTTCTCACAGACACCAGATGTCACAGGGAATTCCCTTTCAGGAGACTCAAACACTAACTCCTGTCACCTGTTTTCTCTTGTAGTGCAGACTCAGATAGTATGTCTCCTTTCACTAAGAGGAAGGAAAGTTTCAAAGCTGCTGGAAGAAATAAAGACTAGCACTTACTAATTCTCCCTCACTTGTAACCAAGGGGACTTCAGAGCAAAAAGATGGGTTTTCTTAATCTGAACAAGAAGATCCCACTTTGCCAATGCATCTAATAATAAGGTAAGTGAAAGAAATGCATCACAACccaaaaacagaaagaaaaatcttaaaatgtAGTTCTCCTCAACAAGGGGTGATCCTGGTGCAGAAGACAATTTActaaaggaaggaaggaaaactcACTGTGCTACTGGTTATATCCACTCTGGACTGTAAACTGGGCATTCTCAGATTTACAAGTGACTTAACTTCCTACTACAATTTCCTGGGGCTGGTCCAGGATGCAGCATGGACCAAGAAGCACTTGCAGTGAGATTGCCTCAGTATCTTGGGGAGCTTACTGGTGATTTTTCTTGCAGCTGAAGGCATAGATCCAAGAAGGAAAGTGACCTATCCACAGACTTCTTGgctctttttcttccagcttcCCCAGAAATGGTGTCTCCATCAGAGATGCACTGGAACCAGTCTGGCTGGATGGCCCGCTGGATGTCCATGAACTTGGAAGCTGTCATCTCCATGCGCCCTGAGCTGCCCCACAGGGAGACCGTCTGTACAGGAAGAACAGGGATCAACAGCAGTTGCAAATGACAGCAGATCTTAAGGGTGAGAGGAGAGAAGGAATTGGTCTGGTGAAACACCAGCTACTGGAATGATAGCTCATTAGATAAGTTCCCCTGGAGCATGGCTCAGATAATCAGCTGCCCTTGGCACAATGAATGAAAGGAGATAAATGACTGAACTGAAATTTCTACGATACTCTTTGGTGAAAACATCCCACTCAACACTGACTTCTCCATATTTAAAAATCCAAGATAGAGCAGCTGGCCTCTCGTCACACAAATTAGTGGcagaattgggaaaaaaaaaagcttgaattACCACCAAACTTGTTGTCAAGTAAGCAAAAGCTtataaaaagcagcaaaggctgCAATGGCAAATACAACTTGCTAGTTTTCTGTACAAAATGCAAACCCAAGAAATTACTTCCTCTTTCTGAGCACTTAACTCACACAACACATGTGAATGTGTATAATGTCAATGTGAACACAGGTGAATGTATGCATTTATATAAACCATGGCAGTCTGGGAAGAATACAAAAGCTTGTTAAACACTCAGTCTTAGAACCCCATGTTATTTTAGGTCCCAAATCCAGCAAATCTAGAAGGCACTGAAATACCCACACCAAGTCAATGTAAGAAATGACTCATTAGGATTTCACATACGATCTTCCCTGTCTCTTCACATGCTTCCCATCGTGCCAGCACACATGGGACCACATCTTCCATCGCTACTCCGTGATACCTTCAAAAGAATTTACAGCAAGACAAAAGCATGTGGACAGGGAGGTTATCTTACCTGAACACCTAGCATATGTCACTATAATATTCAATTTACTAAACATTCAGATTTGTAAAATGTTCACATTTTAGCCTATTTTGGAGAATCTGTAATAATCTGTGAGTGCAGCTTGGCCATTGCTTTGGTTGTATTATTGTTAGGCTTGTGAAACTGCTGCTCCAAAACTTTAAAGAGGTATTATTAAAGTAAGTTAAGTCAAGGGCTTGAGCCCTTCAGAAGTCAGCTCTTTTCATCTGCAATTCTGTTCATGTCTTTTTAAATGAGAAGGGGTTTTCAGCCATCAGGAACAGCATATAGCTTGGAGTGTTATGGGCACTTTTTGGGGCCTGAGGGTATAAACACATTCTCCTAGCCTGCAAGACAGACAGATTAAGCAGTGCAGTTCTCATGTATACTAATTTGCAAATTGAATTTCATCAGCAGATGCAAAAAATATGAGCAgaagcccttttttttttgggctgGTCCCCACAAAGACCCAAAAGGACTGCACCAGTATACCACATGCCTgttgtccatccatccatcctgatTACTTCTGGCCTTATCAGCCAATTTCACCAAATTTGAATGAAACCAGAAGTCTCCAAAGCAATAAAATTTTTTGCAAATTtccaactaaaaaaaaagagcaactCCAAAAGGAGTTCCAAAATTTGCATCTACAGAATAactgaaacacagcagctgtatgtttttctgcagcagcatgaTGTCAGACAGTACCTGCTGACTCTTACTACCAGAGCATCAAGGAACAGCTGGTGaaggcaggcagaggaaagTCAGAGCTGTCTGAGCCAAAGGGCAGAGTGTAATCACATCTAGTTACCTTCATTCTGCTCTCGAGaggaaaaaagctgctttaataaataaaatagccATGCAGCTTAGAGAGCTGAGCATTATCCTGTGATTATTTAAATCCAGCCAGTGCTAGACTTTCTAGCACAGagctttctgtcccatggcttTCAAAAAGCTTTTATAAGTATTTGTCAGCACggatccagctgcaggaggccTTACAACAAGGTGACAGATATCTTCACCAgcttatttaaaaaacccaaaaaacctctGAATCAAACTCCCAACACCCAGGTTTAGATTGCTGCTTTCACCTCAAAGCTGCACAACAGTGGGACAAGCTTCAGGTaattccttccctgcagagggacagggctcagcctggatcCCAGCAGCAAGGAATATACACTGATAGCTGTCTGGCAGGAATTATCCTCCATCACTCAGTGACCTTCCACCACATGTGGCCATACCCAAACAGCCTATGGGACTGATGTATGTCAGTCCCATAGCAGGTGCCAGGAGCTCCAGCATGAAGTGTCAGGCAGCAGGCAGTGTGTGGACTTCACAGCAGCGTGTGTGCCTGTAGGGTGGAACAGGCAAATGTCTGCAACTATGCACTTCTAGATTGCTGAGCCACCCTCCTGCAAAAATTCTGATGTCCTTCCCCTTTGTGGGCCTGTAGCAGGCTGTACGTAAATAAACACACAGGGGTTCAGATTTACTGCTTATCAGTGGCATAAGCACAAGCTTGTACAGCAAACATGCCAAAACACAGGTATTTCCTTTTACTGCCATTTAAACCACAACACCATGGTAGTCCAGAGTTCTCCTTTCTACCTGAATTGCCATTTAAATGCTCAGGAACCATTCAGGGAACGTGCTGTCAATAAGAACAATGTACAGCTTCATTCAGTTGGAGGTATGAGCATGTAAATGACAATCGTCTTTGTGGAAAGATTCATTTTGCTAGTCTTATGGCTATCTGAGCACACCCACAAAGATGAAGGGAGAATTGGCAGATTTCTTTTGGGAACTTTAGGTGGATCCTTTCAACTCTTTACAGCTACTGCACCTTGTTAGTGTTGTAGCCAGAGGGGCAGGGAGTGACTGGGTCATGAAGGGAGCAGTAGATCACAGCATCTGGCATACCTGAAAACAGAGAGACAGATCCAGAGCAGAGTTTCATGAACCAAAGCAAAGACAAAGATGTGGCTTGCAGATCTGCAAAAGGGAACAGGGTATTGTCCCCCACACAAATACATACATTCTGACGAAGAAAATATTGTTCATCTATCTCAGCACCAAAGAAGACAGATTTCTTCCCCAGCTTTACTAACTGCCTGGAGaagagtgcagcagcagcacaaaccacaaaacaacaCTCTTTGGTTCTGCAGCCTGCATAGCTGCTTTGGGATTTATTTATGTTACTTCTTGATTAATACTCTACCTATTAAAGTTTTCCAGATCCAACAGCTGACTCACTTGGCCACTCAACTGATAACTGCTGGAGACACCTCACACTCAACACAATCCAAACTAGCAACAATCCCAAGCCTAGAACTTTTAAGGAAGGACAAAgtagagtcatagaatggtttggcttggaagggacctgagaGATCATGcctcatgggcagggacaccttccactagaccatgCTGCTCAAAGgcctatccaacctggccttgaacatttccagggatgagacATTCACAACTTCTTTGAGCAACTTGAGTGGCTCACACCCTCACAAGAGTGAGAACAGGAGAGTGAGAACGTTTCAACTACACAAATGAGAAATTTATCATCCCTGCTGGACTGGAGGTTTCAAATGTCAGAGAGCTAGACAGTATGCCTCCACGACATAAAGCCTCCTCTTCAGAGATAGTCACTGAAACTGGTAAAGCTTCCAGGAAGTTCCagacaaatacattttttaatttttcttgaagaaGTAAATTGCTCCAAACAGGTATGGTTTATTGAAATTTGGGTGCAAACTTCCTTCGGAAAACCAacccataattttttttatacataATGAAATGTATGTCCCAAAATtttatgtgctttttaaaaaaataaaacaaacaaaacaagcctAGGcaactcattttttttcttgtaaaatatGCTGGATTCCATACACAAAGAACTGTCTGTAATTTATAGAAATTACAGACACATCATCACTCTGTTGCCTGATTGAAGGATTTCTGGCCATACTAGTGACAACATACAATTTCAAGTCTTCCCTAGTGCCACTTTGATTGAGAAAATCCCTAAATGTGCAAAGCCTACATCTTTCTGCCTACTATACTACCTGAACATGCTCTAGTGGGATCCACCTGCATTATCTCTCAGATATACAAGCAAATACTTGTACTTACCCATAAATTTTGCAGCTCCTTCCTTATATTCTTCTAGGACATCATGAATTTCTGCCCTGCAATCCAGATATAGGAACACATTAACTAAGCAGACAACTGTCTAGAGATTGGTGTTTTCATAACtaaggggttttttcccatacTTATGCATTGTCTGACACTGAGCTGGTATTTGCCATCCAGCTGTCAGGAAGTGAAGCAGGGACAGATGGAATGAAATGCCAGAGTCACAGAGCTCTAGAATCACAGCTCACAACCTGGGGCACTCATAATTCTGTGGCAAAAAAGTAAAGCTCTCACTTTCACCTTCACTGACCAGGGACCACTGACTTGAGGGAGAGCATGAAGCTATACTGTGACTTTTTGGGGACCATCACTAGTGTGTTCACATCATTCAATAGCTGCACAAGCTTTACCATGTTATCTTTCCTTTTGGTTGCAACTTAACTAGTTTTGAGAGTTACTTGCTGCTCCAGTTTTACATTAAATGTCTTCAGGTATGGGGTAcctaccacctctctgggcaacctggtccagtgtTTCACCATCCTCATTACAAGATATACCCTCTTATAGTTTAAACCCATTACTACTAATCCTACCACAAGAGGCTCTGTTAAAAATCTGTTCCCATCTGTCCTATAATCCCCCTTTAGGTATCAGAAGCCTGGTAAAAGGTCTCCCTGGacccttctctcctccaggctgaacacccccaaaGCTCTCTGCCTATTGTTACAGGAATGTGTGGTGCTCCAAAGGACCTGGTCCAACAGGCCCACATCCTTCTCATGGTGcgggctccagagctggatgcagcactctCAGTGGGGTGTCAGtaaagcagaggggcagaatcacccCCCCCGCCCTGCTGCCCACCTCAGAACGATGACTGTGAAGACACCACGATGGGTTTAGCCTAAAGACGCTAAAAATCACGCAGCCCTCCAGCTCCCTTCCCCTCACCTTTGCTACCCCGCCCCCGCACCTCCCTGGGATGGGCAAGCGGGCCCGGTACTCACAGGGCGGGCAGGGCGATGTGCGCCACGCTGGGCACGCCGCGCACCTCCCGCAGCGTGTCGTGGCTGAGGTGCGGCGCCGCGCCCGTCCGCGTGTACAGCAGGCAGCCGGGCAGCGCCAgcgcgccggccccgccgcggcccaGCCCCGCCAGCGAGCCcagccgcccgccgcccgcacCGAGCAGCTTCAGCCTCATCCTCGTCCCGTGGCGCCGGCGGAAGACGCGGGGCTAGGGGACGCGGGGAAAGCGGGGAACGCGGGGAAAGCGGACCGCCCCTTCCCGGCCCAGCCCTGGCCTAGCGTCATCAGCAGGCGCCGGCGGGCGGGCTCTGCTCTTCCGTTGCCGTGGCCGAgaggggcgggcggcgggcggcggtgCCCGGCGCGGCCATGGCCCTCTCGGGGCAGCGCCTCCCGCAGGTAACGGGGCACGGCGGGGGGAGCGCGGCCCGCTCGCCTCAGCGGCGCCGGGGACGGGACGCTTCCCTGGGATCCTGCTTCCTTGGGATCACGGGCAGTCAGCACGGCAGGGTCAGGATCACGGATGAGGTTGCCCAGGCCCGTGCGGTGTGCCGGCGGGCGGGAAATCTGCACTGGACTCGAGCGAAAGGCGCTGAAGCTGGCATTGTGAAACTCGGGTTCAGGAAGAGGCACGGGAGC contains these protein-coding regions:
- the QTRT2 gene encoding queuine tRNA-ribosyltransferase accessory subunit 2 isoform X1, which produces MRLKLLGAGGGRLGSLAGLGRGGAGALALPGCLLYTRTGAAPHLSHDTLREVRGVPSVAHIALPALAEIHDVLEEYKEGAAKFMGMPDAVIYCSLHDPVTPCPSGYNTNKTVSLWGSSGRMEMTASKFMDIQRAIQPDWFQCISDGDTISGEAGRKRAKKSVDRSLSFLDLCLQLQEKSPELQGSVMFGAIEGGDILEERLRSARETAKRPVGGFLLDGFQGSAMAKETKLKLIASVTAELPEDKPRIIHGVGKPDEVLECIERGVDIFESFFPFQVTERGCALVFSYDCHPDPEATVLTQNGIQDLEKNGAQEDQEEVSKADPEMTPFEISLKDKKYHDDFGPLLEGCSCYCCQRHTRAYVHHLLVTNELLAGVLLMMHNFQHYFGFFSAVRDALRDSKLDQLKELVFRQALQRQ
- the QTRT2 gene encoding queuine tRNA-ribosyltransferase accessory subunit 2 isoform X2: MEMTASKFMDIQRAIQPDWFQCISDGDTISGEAGRKRAKKSVDRSLSFLDLCLQLQEKSPELQGSVMFGAIEGGDILEERLRSARETAKRPVGGFLLDGFQGSAMAKETKLKLIASVTAELPEDKPRIIHGVGKPDEVLECIERGVDIFESFFPFQVTERGCALVFSYDCHPDPEATVLTQNGIQDLEKNGAQEDQEEVSKADPEMTPFEISLKDKKYHDDFGPLLEGCSCYCCQRHTRAYVHHLLVTNELLAGVLLMMHNFQHYFGFFSAVRDALRDSKLDQLKELVFRQALQRQ